The following DNA comes from Spirulina major PCC 6313.
GATTATTGCCCCGACCTTGAGCGCATTACAGGCGAAAGGGATTGACTATCGCGGGGTGCTCTATGCGGGCTTGATGATTTCGGAGTCTGGTGACCCGAAGGTGTTGGAGTTTAACTGTCGGTTTGGTGATCCGGAAACGCAGGTGGTGTTGCCGCTGCTGAAAACGCCCTTGGAAACGGTGGTGTTGGCCTGTGTGCATCAAACCCTGGACAAACTACCCCCCTTGGAATGGGAAGCGGGCTGCGCGGTTTGTGTGGTGGCAGCGGCGGAAGGGTATCCGGGTAAATATCGGCGCGGGGATGAAATTACCGGGATCGAGGCAGCGGCAGATCGGGGGGCGTTGGTGTTCCATGCGGGGACGCAGCGCCGCCAAAAACAGGTGCTCACCAGTGGAGGCCGGGTGTTGGGGGTGACGGCGTTGGGGGATGACTTTGAGGGGGCGATCGCGAAGGCCTATGATGCGATCGCCGCCATCGAATTTGAAGGCATGTATTATCGCCGGGACATCGCCCACCGTGTGCGCCCCCAACCAGACCCGGAGCCGACCCCAGCAGAAAGCCTTGGAGCCGCAGCCGTCACCCCCGCGTCAGAGGACGAAACAGCGATCGCCACCCCCCCCAGCCCAGCCGAAGACAGCCCCCAACCCGACTAAACCCACTGGATCTTCAGAAAGTTCCGATATAATGAAGCCCAATATTCTCACAATTAATCACCTCTCAGCCCTTGTCCCCAGGTAAGCCTTGTTAGCGTTCTTCAAACAGATCCGCGCCATTCTTCATCAGTGGTGGTCAGAATTCACCCTGCAAACTCGGCTCATGGCCGGGGCAACCCTTGTCGTCTCATTAATTATGAGCAGCGTCACCTTCTGGGCAGTCAACACCATCCAACACGACGCACGGCTCAATGACACTCGCTTCGGGCGCGACTTAGGACTCCTCCTCGCCGCCAACGTCGCCCCCCTGATCGCCGATGACAACCTCACAGAAGCCGCCCGTTTTTCCAGCCGCTTCTACAGCAGCACCTCCTCCATTCGCTACCTCCTCTACGCCAACGAAGCCGGCAAAATCTTCTTCGGCATCCCCTACAGCGAAGCCGAAGTCCAAAACTCCCTCACGATCCAACGCCGAATTCAACTCCCAGAGCAATACGCCACCAACACCACCCTGCCGCTGGTGCGCCAACATCTCACCCCTGACGGCCCCGTCACCGATGTCTTTGTCCCCCTCCACCATGAAAAAAAATACCTGGGGGTACTTGCGATCGGGATCAACCCCAACCCCACCGTCGTCGCCTCCTCCAACCTCACCCGTGATGTCACGATCGCCGTCTTCATTTCGATCTGGGCCATGGTCTTGCTCGGTGTCGTTTTCAATGCCCTCACGATCACCAAACCGATCAAAGAACTCCTCGTCGGGGTCAAAAACATTGCCGCCGGTAACTTTCAGCAACGCATTAACCTCCCCCTCGGTGGCGAACTCGGTGAACTAATCTTCAGCTTCAACGAAATGGCCGAACGGCTCAAATCCTACGAAGAGCAAAACATCGAAGAACTCACCGCCGAAAAAGCCAAACTCGAAACCCTCGTCTCCACCATTGCCGATGGAGCCGTCCTTCTCAACACCGACCTTGATATCATCCTCGTCAACCCCACCGCCCGCCGCATCTTCAATTGGGAAGGCAAAGATGTGATCGGCGACAATGTGCTCCACCATCTTCCTCCCCCCGTCACCGTCAAGCTCACCCGTCCCCTCTACCACGTCACCCACATCAAGTCCCCCCTAATCCCCCTCACGGAAGCCGCTGAACAGTCCGCCGCCGATGACCATAAACACCGCGATGGGGATGAATTTCGCGTCACCCTCTCCTCTCCCACCGAACGCACAATTCGGATTCTGCTCACCCAAGTGTTTGACCAACATCGCGAATCCGTGAAAGGCATTGCAATGACGATTCAAGACATTACCCGCGAAGTGGAACTCAACGAAGCGAAAAGCCAATTTATTAGTAATGTCTCCCATGAATTGCGCACGCCGTTGTTTAATATCAAATCGTTCATTGAAACCCTGTACGAATACGGCAGCGAACTCACCGAAGGGGAGCGGGAAGAGTTTCTCAAAACGGCGAATAATGAAACCGATCGCCTCACGCGGTTGGTGAATGATGTGTTAGATCTTTCCCGGCTTGAATCGAGTAATGCTTATCAGTTAGAAGCGATCGAAATCTCCCGCCCCATTGAGCAAACCCTCCGCACCTATCAACTCAATGCGAAGGATAAGGGGATCGAATTGCTGCAACAGATCAGCCCCGACTTGCCGCTGGTGTTGGGGCATTATGATTTGATTTTGCAGGTCTTGGCGAACCTGGTGGGGAATTCCTTGAAGTTCACCGCATCGGGGGGCAAGGTGGCGATTTTGGCCTATCTTTTGGATCAAAATGCGCCTTTGCCCAACCAGCCCCAAAAAGTGCGAATTGAGGTGGCAGATACCGGAACCGGCATTGATCCCGATGACCAAAATGCTATTTTTGAACGATTTTTCCGGGTTGAAAATCGGGTGCATACCCTAGAGGGTACGGGGCTAGGACTGTCGATTGTGCGTAATATTATCGAAAAGCACCATAGCCGGGTTCATCTTATTAGTGAAGTGGGTGTTGGCAGTACGTTTTGGTTTGAATTGGAAGTGTATAGTGACGAGAATGCCTTGATGGAAACGCCGATGTCCCTCGCACCGGCCCAGTCTTCACCGTAGGGGTTTGGGGGCGATCGCGATCGCGGATCGCAGTTTCCATCACTACGAGATCCAAGGATTCCCCTCAATCCCCCTGAAAAACAAGGGGGAGATGGCGTTCTCATCTTTATCGCAGTTCGCGTAAACCTTAAGCCCATCTTCAATCTTGATGGGTTGGCGATATTCTACGCGACCATGGCGGTAGCAACCGCCGAAGCGATCTCAACACTAATGATCAAATGTATAGCAATCAACAAGGGCCTTAGGACAGGCATGGGGCTTAAGTCCCTTGTTCCAGGGTCTCTGAATGTCCTAACCGCTCTGGCTAGTGCTATATCTCACGATAACGGGTATCTCTGCATCACACGATCATGCAATGGCTGACTCGCCGCCATTGACCGAGGCGGACATTGAGTTTCTCCTCTGGGTGATCGGGTTTTGCCTTGACTGTTTAGCGATCGCTCTACACGATGAAGCCAAGTCCAGCCTAGGCCGCCTTTCTCGCCACCAGACCGTATTTAGTCCTCCCAACATCATTACTTATGTCTAGTTTTGTCACCACAATCCCAGAACTTGAAGACCTGATTCAACGGGTTAAAACTGCCCAATCCACCTATGCCAGCTTCAGCCAAGAGCAGGTAGATGCGATTTTTAAACAAGCTGCCCTCGCGGCCAATACCGCACGAGTTCCCCTTGCCAAACTGGCCGCCACGGAAACCGGCATGGGGGTGACCGAAGACAAAGTGATTAAAAATCATTTTGCGTCCGAAATTATCTACAACAAATATAAACACGAAAAAACCTGCGGCATTATCGAAGTGGATCAAGCGTTCGGGATTCAAAAAATTGCCGAACCCGTGGGACTCCTAGCCGGGATTGTGCCCACCACCAACCCCACATCCACGGCCATTTTTAAAGCCTTAATCGCCCTCAAAACCCGCAACGGGATCATCTTTTCGCCCCACCCCCGCGCCAAGAACTGCACGATTGCCGCTGCTAAGGTGATCCGCGATGCTGCCGTGGCCGCCGGTGCGCCCGCTGATATTATCGGCTGGATTGATGAGCCTACTGTGCCCCTGTCCCAAGCCCTGATGCAGCACACCAAGATTAATTTAATCCTCGCCACGGGGGGGCCTGGCATGGTGCGGGCGGCCTATTCGTCGGGAAATCCATCCCTGGGGGTGGGGGCTGGCAATACCCCGGCGCTGATTGATGAAACCGCCCATATTAAGCTGTCGGTGTCGTCGATTATTCTCAGTAAGACCTTTGATAATGGGATGATCTGCGCCAGTGAGCAGTCGGTGATTGTGGTGGATTCGATCTATGAGGCGGTGAAAACGGAATTTCGCCATCGTGGGGCTTATATTCTCACGCCGGAGGAGCGCGATCGCCTCGGAGCCAAAATCATCGTTAACGGTCGCCTCAATGCGGATATTGTTGGGCAACCCGTGGAAAAACTCGCCGCGATCGCCGACATTCAAATCCCCCCCGAAACCCGTGTGTTAATCGGAGAAGTGGAGGAAGTCAGCCTGGATGAACCCTTTGCCCAGGAAAAACTGTCCCCGATCCTGGCCATGTATCGCGTGCCGGACTTCCTCGCCGGGGTCGATAAAGCCGAAGCCCTCGTGGAACTGGGGGGCCGCGGCCATACCGCCGTCCTCTACACCTCCCCCGATAACCTCGACCATATCCGCCGCTTTGAAAACAACGTCCAGACGGCGCGGGTGCTGATTAATACGCCCTCGTCCCAAGGTGCGATCGGTGACCTGTACAACTTCCGCCTTGACCCGTCCCTCACCCTCGGCTGCGGCACCTGGGGCGGCAACTCGATCAGCGAAAACGTCGAACCCCATCACCTCCTCAACATCAAGACCGTCGCCGAGCGGCGCGAAAATATGCTGTGGTTCCGCGTCCCGCCGAAAATCTACTTCAAACCGGGGTCGCTCCCAGTAGCCCTGCGGGATTTGGCAGGCAAAGAACGGGCGTTTATTGTCACCGATAAACCGATCTACGACTTGGGCCTAACCGCCTCCCTCGAAGATGTCCTCGATGATATGGGGTTGAAATCCGAAATTTTTAATGATGTGGAGCCTGATCCCTCGTTGGAAACCGTGAACCGGGGCCTAGACCGGATGCGGCGGTTTAATCCGGATGTGATTATTGCGATCGGGGGTGGTTCTCCCATGGATGCGGCGAAAATTATGTGGCTGCTGTACGAGCATCCGGAAATTGAGTTTGAAGGCTTGGCGATGCGGTTTATGGATATCCGGAAGCGGGTCTACGACTTGCCACCCTTGGGGTCTAAAGCTGTCCTCGTGGCGATCCCCACCACCTCCGGCACCGGCTCCGAAGTCACGCCCTTCGCCGTGGTGACCGATCGCCAGAAACAGATTAAATATCCCCTGGCAGACTATGCCCTCACCCCGACCATGGCGATCATTGATGCGGATCTGGTGCGCCATATGCCCAAATCCCTAACGGCCTTTGGCGGGGTGGATGCGTTGACCCATGCTCTGGAGTCCTATGTGTCGGTGTTGGCCTCGGAATATACCAATGGCCTGTGTTTGGAGGCGACGCGCTTAATTTTCAAATATTTACCGGCTGCCTACCATGAGGGGGCGGCGAATCCGAAGGCTCGCGAAAAAATGCACTATGCCTCAACGATCGCAGGCATGGCCTTCGCCAATGGTTTCTTGGGAATTTGTCACTCCATGGCCCATCAATTGGGGGCGATGTTTGGCATTCCCCACGGCATGGCTAATGCGTTGATGATCACCTATGTGATCCGCTATAACGCCACCGATGCACCCTTTAAACAGGCGACATTCTCTCAATACAAATACCCGAATGCGAAATGGCGCTACGCCCGCATCGCCAGCTATTTGGGGTTGCCGGGTGAGGATGAAGCGGCGAAGGTGAATCAACTGATCATCGCCATTGAGACCCTAAAACAACGGGTGGGTATTCCCACGAGTTTGAAGGAGGCCTTGGGCGATCGCGCCTCAGAATTTCAAGCCCGTTTAGAGGAATTGGCCGATCAATCCTTCGACGACCAATGCACTGGCTCTAACCCCCGCTATCCCTTGATCAGCGATCTTAAGTCTCTGCTGATGGATGCCTATCACGGTCGCCTCTCGGAAGAATTCGCCACCGAGATCAACGCTGCCCTCGGTCACGTCGAACACCCCACGGCAATTGGTCAGGATCTCCATCCGGTATCCTAATCCTTGACCGCTCTCGCCCCTTGCCCCCAGGTAGACGGG
Coding sequences within:
- the nblS gene encoding two-component system sensor histidine kinase NblS, with protein sequence MLAFFKQIRAILHQWWSEFTLQTRLMAGATLVVSLIMSSVTFWAVNTIQHDARLNDTRFGRDLGLLLAANVAPLIADDNLTEAARFSSRFYSSTSSIRYLLYANEAGKIFFGIPYSEAEVQNSLTIQRRIQLPEQYATNTTLPLVRQHLTPDGPVTDVFVPLHHEKKYLGVLAIGINPNPTVVASSNLTRDVTIAVFISIWAMVLLGVVFNALTITKPIKELLVGVKNIAAGNFQQRINLPLGGELGELIFSFNEMAERLKSYEEQNIEELTAEKAKLETLVSTIADGAVLLNTDLDIILVNPTARRIFNWEGKDVIGDNVLHHLPPPVTVKLTRPLYHVTHIKSPLIPLTEAAEQSAADDHKHRDGDEFRVTLSSPTERTIRILLTQVFDQHRESVKGIAMTIQDITREVELNEAKSQFISNVSHELRTPLFNIKSFIETLYEYGSELTEGEREEFLKTANNETDRLTRLVNDVLDLSRLESSNAYQLEAIEISRPIEQTLRTYQLNAKDKGIELLQQISPDLPLVLGHYDLILQVLANLVGNSLKFTASGGKVAILAYLLDQNAPLPNQPQKVRIEVADTGTGIDPDDQNAIFERFFRVENRVHTLEGTGLGLSIVRNIIEKHHSRVHLISEVGVGSTFWFELEVYSDENALMETPMSLAPAQSSP
- the adhE gene encoding bifunctional acetaldehyde-CoA/alcohol dehydrogenase, producing MSSFVTTIPELEDLIQRVKTAQSTYASFSQEQVDAIFKQAALAANTARVPLAKLAATETGMGVTEDKVIKNHFASEIIYNKYKHEKTCGIIEVDQAFGIQKIAEPVGLLAGIVPTTNPTSTAIFKALIALKTRNGIIFSPHPRAKNCTIAAAKVIRDAAVAAGAPADIIGWIDEPTVPLSQALMQHTKINLILATGGPGMVRAAYSSGNPSLGVGAGNTPALIDETAHIKLSVSSIILSKTFDNGMICASEQSVIVVDSIYEAVKTEFRHRGAYILTPEERDRLGAKIIVNGRLNADIVGQPVEKLAAIADIQIPPETRVLIGEVEEVSLDEPFAQEKLSPILAMYRVPDFLAGVDKAEALVELGGRGHTAVLYTSPDNLDHIRRFENNVQTARVLINTPSSQGAIGDLYNFRLDPSLTLGCGTWGGNSISENVEPHHLLNIKTVAERRENMLWFRVPPKIYFKPGSLPVALRDLAGKERAFIVTDKPIYDLGLTASLEDVLDDMGLKSEIFNDVEPDPSLETVNRGLDRMRRFNPDVIIAIGGGSPMDAAKIMWLLYEHPEIEFEGLAMRFMDIRKRVYDLPPLGSKAVLVAIPTTSGTGSEVTPFAVVTDRQKQIKYPLADYALTPTMAIIDADLVRHMPKSLTAFGGVDALTHALESYVSVLASEYTNGLCLEATRLIFKYLPAAYHEGAANPKAREKMHYASTIAGMAFANGFLGICHSMAHQLGAMFGIPHGMANALMITYVIRYNATDAPFKQATFSQYKYPNAKWRYARIASYLGLPGEDEAAKVNQLIIAIETLKQRVGIPTSLKEALGDRASEFQARLEELADQSFDDQCTGSNPRYPLISDLKSLLMDAYHGRLSEEFATEINAALGHVEHPTAIGQDLHPVS